In one window of Gouania willdenowi chromosome 8, fGouWil2.1, whole genome shotgun sequence DNA:
- the hrob gene encoding uncharacterized protein C17orf53 homolog has translation MTCKLNGLFNIGEDFDDEDLLTTDWSASGPAVAPVICSSSLSGPSSSHPQSEPVPRLQTVQTSAAVVDAPTSGVTHSAASVTPDDFDDWDVDLADLNECDGPLEHPPAPPSPVPPPTAKTLRPSSCGSTRGLCTEPRAASVPSTSSHSFSRTFSAPQSPNPHPRFPFQPLQTPGVFPGLTTAASPAPRSLYNPQQLQRPWATPRASPQVSLFGTVSPAGSSRSCSTALSPHPLHTPVLTNRLVQLVSASSKHPRKRSHSELQQPRTRKFPGPAGLLPQQPQAHNMDTIVVSAPPTPAHGALARSPSQGSSSQMEGGDFSGGGWAAMKAEMGLDERNSFCFLHTHSIVMVLRKAALKQLSRNKVPNMAVLLKSIILTHADAKAVFKDPTGEIQGTVHRRLLEDRAEELKVGAVLLLKQVGVFSPSHRNHYLNVTPNNLLRIYSPDGVSQASSQSNPLIHEPLSSPVVRGPVSRMQLVFDDEDDDDDRGKESARHGAEVGGRVDTRPPVCVDAAEHAGKSAGQDPGWEADDDLDELLGDLPEETYSL, from the exons ATG ACGTGCAAACTAAACGGCTTGTTCAATATTGGAGAAGACTTTGATGATGAG gatCTTCTCACTACAGACTGGTCAGCATCAGGACCAGCTGTGGCCCCAGTTATTTGCTCCAGTTCCCTGAGTGGCCCCTCGTCCTCACACCCACAGTCTGAGCCAGTCCCTCGTCTACAGACTGTTCAGACATCAGCTGCAGTGGTTGATGCTCCAACGTCAGGCGTCACTCATTCTGCTGCTTCTGTAACACCGGATGACTTTGATGACTGGGACGTGGACCTGGCAGACCTGAACGAATGTGACGGCCCATTAGAACATCCACCTGCTCCACCTTCTCCTGTGCCTCCTCCCACTGCCAAAACCCTGCGGCCCTCGTCCTGTGGTAGCACCCGTGGACTCTGCACTGAGCCTCGTGCTGCATCCGTCCCCTCCACATCTTCTCATTCATTTTCTCGGACGTTTTCAGCTCCGCAGTCACCAAATCCACACCCGAGGTTTCCGTTCCAGCCTCTGCAGACTCCTGGGGTGTTCCCTGGACTCACCACCGCTGCTTCACCTGCTCCCCGGAGCCTCTACAATCCTCAGCAGCTACAGAGACCCTGGGCCACTCCTCGAGCGTCCCCTCAGGTTTCCCTCTTTGGGACGGTCTCCCCAGCTGGCTCCTCCCGTTCCTGCTCCACCGCACTCAGCCCCCACCCTCTTCACACACCGGTCCTCACTAACCGCCTGGTCCAGCTGGTGTCGGCCTCCAGTAAGCATCCCAGGAAGAGATCTCACTCGGAACTCCAACAGCCTCGGACCAGGAAGTTCCCTGGACCTGCTGGACTTCTGCCTCAGCAG CCTCAGGCTCATAACATGGACACCATAGTGGTCTCTGCCCCTCCGACTCCTGCTCACGGGGCTTTGGCTCGATCTCCAAGTCAG GGCTCCAGCTCCCAGATGGAGGGAGGGGACTTCAGCGGCGGTGGCTGGGCAGCGATGAAGGCAGAGATGGGGTTGGACGAGAGAAACTCATTCTGCTTTTTGCACACGCACAGCATCGTCATGGTGCTTCGCAAG GCTGCCCTCAAACAGTTGAGCAGAAACAAGGTACCAAACATGGCCGTCCTCCTGAAAAGCATCATTCTCACACATGCTGACGCTAAGGCCGTCTTTAAAGACCCTACAG GGGAGATCCAAGGAACCGTTCACCGACGTCTGTTAGAGGACAGAGCGGAGGAGCTGAAGGTCGGAGCCGTGCTGCTGCTTAAACAA GTGGGGGTGTTCTCTCCATCCCACCGTAACCACTACCTAAATGTCACCCCCAACAACCTGCTGAGGATCTACAGTCCTGATGGAGTCTCTCAGGCGTCCTCTCAGTCCAACCCACTCATCCAT GAGCCGCTTTCTTCTCCTGTCGTCCGAGGGCCCGTGTCTCGGATGCAGCTGGTATTTGATGACGAGGACGACGATGACGACCGAGGGAAAGAGTCGGCGAGACACGGCGCAGAGGTCGGAGGCCGAGTAGACACAAGGCCCCCTGTCTGCGTAGATGCTGCAGAGCATGCTGGGAAATCAGCAGGACAGGACCCAGGCTGGGAAGCAG